Within the Desulfonatronum thiosulfatophilum genome, the region GAGCTCTCCGACCAGGACCGTATGGACATCCTGCAGTATGTTCACGACGGCGCCCAAGATTCCCCGACCCCCGCCAAGTGCGGCTGACGGCTTCGGTACCGGAATACTTTTGACATAACCGATCAGCCAGAGGGCCTTTGAGGGCCAACGAAACATGAACGACTCCGGGCCTGTCCGCACCACCTTGATATGAATGCGGACAGGTCGGGCAGGGAGCCAGGTATGGAAAACACGAAAACAATCTCAAGACGGGGATTCCTGCAGGCGTCCGCCGCGGCCATGACCGCCGCAGCCGGCGTTCCGGCCCTGAAAGGCCTCGTGTCCACAGGACATGCCATGGCCCCTGCCCCTCAACAGGGCGAGATCAGCGATCACTTCACGGCCTGCGACATGTGCTTCAACCGGTGCGGCATGATCGCCCGCGTCCGCAACGGCCGTGTCGTCAAGCTGGACCCCAACCCGAAGTTCCTCAAATCCAGGGGCATGCTCTGCGCCCGGGGCAATGCCGCCACGGCCCACATCTACGATCCGGACCGCCTGAAGACCCCTCTGCTGCGCAAGGGCGCCCGGGGTGAAGGCAAATGGCAGCGAATAACCTGGGATCAGGCCATGGACCACACCGCGGAACAGTTCGAGCGCATCGCCGAGAAGTACACCCGCAGCGGAATCATGTTCTCTCCAGGCTCGGACATGCAGTCCCAGTTCATGATCCGTTTTGCCGAGGTCTTCGGTTCCTACAACATCACCTCCCACGAAACCTTGTGCCTGCTGAGCAATCACCGGGCATACCTGGATACCTTCGGCGAAACGCCCTACCCGGACGTGCTGTACACCAAATACATCATCATCGCCGGCGCCAATCCCTACGAGGCCATCATCACCCCGGACACCATCGACCTGATGGAGGCGCGCAAGAACGGCTGCAAGATGGTCGTTCTGGATCCACGCTACACCAAGACCGCGGCCCTGGCCGACGAATGGCATCCCATCCGTCCGGGAACGGACATGGCCTTTTTCCTGGCCCTGGCCCACGTGATCATCCACGAGGGGCTCTACGATCCGGAATACGCCGAAGAGATGCTCTTCGGCCTGGAAGAGTTCCGTTCGCACACGCGCAAGTACAGCCCGGAATGGGCTGCCGGGGAGACCGGCATCCCGGCCGAGGACATTCGGCGCATTGCCAGGGAAATCGCCGCTGCCGCCCCTACGGCCATGGTCTATACCGGCCGGCGCACCTCGGATTACGAGGATTCCACGCAGATTCGGCGCTCCATGGCCATTGTCAACGCCCTGTTGGCAAACTGGGATCGTCCCGGCGGCATTCTGGCTTCGCGAGAAGTCGGCGTGCGCGCCCCATATTTCGACATTCCCTGGTACGACGACAATCCGGATGACCGCATCGACCATGGCATGGCGCCCGGTCTGATCCACCACGAAGGTTCCTTCAAGTTGATGCGCGATGCGATCATCAAGGAGCAGCCGTACCCGATTCGTGGTTGGTTCACCTTCAAGACCAACTTCATGCAAACCGCGGCCAACCGCAACAAGACCATCGAGATGCTCGACCATCTCGATTTCATCGTCAACGCGGACATCACCATGACCGACACCGCCTGGTACTCGGACCTGGTCCTGCCCTCCCCAAGTTTTCTGGAGCGCAACGACCCGGTTTCCGCCCTCCAAGGCTCATCGGCCTGCGCCTGCGCCATCTGGCGGGATGCCGTGGTTCCCGCGATGTACGAATCCCGGGACATGCGCTGGATCTGCACGGAACTGTCCAATCGGCTGGGCTTTCCTGAAGCATTCGACTTCACCTTGGACGAGTACCGAACCTGGCAGCTGGAAAGCATTCCCGAGGCGGCCCAGGCCATCAAGGAAGACGGCGTCTACTACAATCCGAGCAAGGTCTACGGCATCTACTTCGACGTGCCCTTGAAGACCCAGGCCCAGAAGATTGAACTCTACAACCAGCGCTACGTGAACATGGGCCTGGACCCCATGCCGGTATACAAGGCGCCGCGCCGGGAACAAGGCAAGTTCCGGCTCGTGGTAGGGCGCACGGCCTTTTTCACTCACAGCAACACCAACAACGCCCTGCTCATCGAATTCAAGGATGAAAACACCCTCTGGATGCACCCCCGCGCCGCGGCCGGCCTCGGACTCAGGGACGGGGAGCGGGTGTTCGTAACCAGTGATGCCGGACGCGTGCAACTGGCCCTGCGCATCTACGAAGGCATCGAAGAAGAAACCGTTTACATGGCCACGGGGTTCGGGGCGCTCTCACCAGGGCAGCGTCTGGTGCACAAACGAGGCGCCAGCATCGCCGAAGTGCTGGAAGACCACGCGGATCACATCTCCGGCAACATGGCCATGCATGAAACCCTTGTCACCGTCAGCAGGAGGTTGAGCTGATGAAAAAATATGCCATGGTGGTCGACTCGTCGGTCTGCATCGATTGCAAGGGATGCATGGTCTCTTGCAAGGTCCAGAACAACGTTCCCAACGGGTACTGGCGCAACTGGATCAAGCACACGACGCCTGATTTTTCTCGGGGCAAGCTCACCCGGACCCATTTCCAGCCCGGCGGATGCATGCAGTGCGATGTGCCCACCTGTGTTCAGGCCTGCCCCAGCGGGGCCACGTTCAAAGATGCGCAAACCGGCATCGTGCACGTCAATGAAGCCCTGTGCATCGGTTGCGGCAACTGCATCAGGTCCTGCCCTTACGGAGCCCGTTTCCGACATCCGGAAAGACGCGTCCCGAACAAATGCGATTTCTGCTTCAGCTCCGGCCGCCTGGATCGCGGTCTCTTGCCGGCCTGCGTGGACACATGTCCAACCAAGGCCCGGGTTTTCGGCGATTTGAACGATTCGGAGAGCGAAGTTTCCAGGTTGCTGCGGGACAGGCCGGCAGTCCGGGTGACCAGCCGGAACATCGATACCCAGCCCAACATGTACTACCTCACGGCCACGGAACCGGCCGACTGGCCGACGGATGTGGAGTTTCCGGCGGCCTATGCCTCCATGGCCTCGCTGGTCAATCCGGTGGTCAAGGTCGCGGTGGGCCTCTCCGCTCTGGGCGTGGCCGCGATGTGGGTTAAGCAGGCCTTTGCGCCCGATCCCGATGAGACCGATCATGAACCGTCAGCAACCGAACAGGATCGAGGTGCTCCATGAGTGAACAAATGATCCATAGACACACCAAGTTGTCCATTTTCATGCATTGGTTCAATGCGTTCTGCTGGATCGCCCTGCTCCTGACCGGCCTGGGGCTGATCAGCAACCCCCAACTCAACCCCCTGGGTGCATGGTGGCCGAACCTGCTGCGTTCCATCTTCGGCAGCGGTGAGAATCTTCTGGCCGTCCATCAATATCTGGGCATGGTCTGGGCCGGAGCCTTTCTGCTGTATGTTCTGCTCATGCCCAGGGAGACAATCGCTTTCCTGAAAGAGATCTTCAGAATGTCCCCCTCCAGCGACGCAACCTGGTTGATGAAGATGAACCTGAAAATGACCATGGGCAAAAAAGGGCTGAAGCGCTTCGGCATGACCCCGGACATGCCGCCCCAGGGTTTCTACAACGTCGGCCAGAAGCTGTTCGCCCAGGCAACGGTCATCGGCGGCATTGTTATCGTGGCCACGGGCATGGTCATGTTCTTTTCCACGATCTTCCTGAACAATCCCAATCTGGCGGCCTGGTCCCGGGTTATTCATTATCTGACCGTGGGTCTGGTCTTCGCGGGGCTGCTGGTGCACATCTTCATGGCCGCCATTGCCAAGGAAGAGAAGCCCGCCTTCAAGTCCATGTTCACCGGTGAAGTGCCCGCGGATTATGCCAAGCACCACCATCCCCTGTGGTATGCGACCGTGACGGAAAAGCAGGAGAAAGGTTGAGCTGTCACGAGATGTATTTTCAAGGATGTTTTAGAAACAGAAGCATGGCTGATTTGAATCACCATCTTACCCATAGGAGCGGCATCATGCGCAAATATTTATTCCCGATTCAGATGCTCGTCGCGGCATTGTTGATGGCCTTGCTGGCCGGATGCGCCGGTCACAACGGAACGCAGGCCCGGACCTTCCAGCTTGATCCGGCCCAGGTTCCCAACCCCTATCACACGCTGGTGGACATCGAGTTCGTGAAGCCCCTGGTCTTCGAGGCCATGCTGCGAACCGATCCCTCGCCGGACTTCATGATCATCGACTCCCGGCCCAAGCAGCCCCGCTTCGACGTGGGCCATATTCCCACGGCCGTCAGCCTGCCGGACAGCCAGTTCGAACGCATGGCAGCCGAGGTTTTGCCGGCCGACAGAAACGCCCTGCTCGTCTTTTACTGCGGCGGCCTGCACTGCCCCTTGAGCCACCAGTCCGCATGGAAGGCCGAGGCCATGGGCTACACCAACATCGCGGTGTATCCGGCGGGAGATCCGGAATGGGTCGAACAGGGCTACAAGGTCTGGACCGCGCGAGACGTACGCAGTCCGCTGCCGACACTGGACCCCGCCCAGGTGCCAAACCCCTTTCACACTCTGGTCACCCTTGAGGAAGTCCGGCCGTTCGTTTCCAGAGGCGTACTTCTGGCGAATCCCCCGACCGACGTGATGATCATCGATTCCCGTCCCAAGCAGCCCCGGTACGACGTGGGCCACATTCCCACGGCCGTCAGTCTGCCGGACAGCCAGTTCGAGCGCATGGCCGCCGAGGTTCTGCCCGCGGACAAGAACACCAAACTGATCTTCTATTGCGGCGGAACGCATTGCCCGCTCAGCCACCAGTCCGCCTGGAAAGCCGAGGCCATGGGCTACACCAACGTGGCCGTCTACCCGGCCGGCGATCCGGAATGGGTGGAGCGGGGCTACATCGTCTGGACCGCGGACGGCGCGCGTCAGGCCCAGGACCCGGCGCCAACTCCGGCCAAGGCCGCGGCTCCTGCCGGCGCACTGAAGCCCGGCAGCGCGGAAGGGACAGTGGACAACGACTTCTTCGTCCAGTTGATGCGTGACAATCCAGCTAGTATCCAGCTCATCGACGTCCGCTCCCCGGCCGAGTTCTCCGCCGGACACATCCCCGGCGCCAGGAACATGACCGTGGACATGCTGGAAGACAACATCAAGAGCTTTTCCACCGCGGAAAAGCCCATCGTCTTCATCTGCTCCACCGGGGCTCGCAGCGGAGAGGCGTTCTATCTGTTCATGGAAATGCGTCCGGATCTGCAGGAAGTGTACTATGTGGACGCAAACGTCAGCTACACTCCGACTGGCGAATTCGCGATCAACTAATGCTCTGATCGCGGTTCGTTCGAATAGATTAACGCAGGCCGTCCAAGCCCCGTACGCGGGGGGAGGACGGCTTTTTTTGTTCACGTCACGGCACGGGAGGCTCTTATGCACATGAATCGAAACCACTCCGCCAACCGTTCCAAGGCGCTGGCCTTCTTCCTGTTCGTTTTCGTCAGCTCCTGGCCGGCCCTTGCCGCGCCCCAAGACAACACAGCCAAGGCCGCGGAAGAGGCTTCTCCTTTATTCATTCAAGCCCAACGCAGCGCGGAACAAGATGGCTACACGCTGATCACCACCCCGGAACTGCGTCGGCTGATGGATGAAAACCCCAACGTGCTCCTTGTGGACGTGCGCTTCGCCTATGAATTCGTCTCCGGCCACATGCCAGGCGCCATCAGCCTGCCCGTGGATCTGCGCGACCGGGGCGACTTGCCCCGGGAACGCCGCGAAGCCATGCTGGATGTCTTCGGGCCGGACAAGGAGCGGCCCATCGTGGTCTACTGCCGCGACTTTCGCTGACTGCTCAGCGAGATCGCCGCCGCCTGGGCCGTGCGCCTGGGATAC harbors:
- a CDS encoding molybdopterin-containing oxidoreductase family protein, with protein sequence MENTKTISRRGFLQASAAAMTAAAGVPALKGLVSTGHAMAPAPQQGEISDHFTACDMCFNRCGMIARVRNGRVVKLDPNPKFLKSRGMLCARGNAATAHIYDPDRLKTPLLRKGARGEGKWQRITWDQAMDHTAEQFERIAEKYTRSGIMFSPGSDMQSQFMIRFAEVFGSYNITSHETLCLLSNHRAYLDTFGETPYPDVLYTKYIIIAGANPYEAIITPDTIDLMEARKNGCKMVVLDPRYTKTAALADEWHPIRPGTDMAFFLALAHVIIHEGLYDPEYAEEMLFGLEEFRSHTRKYSPEWAAGETGIPAEDIRRIAREIAAAAPTAMVYTGRRTSDYEDSTQIRRSMAIVNALLANWDRPGGILASREVGVRAPYFDIPWYDDNPDDRIDHGMAPGLIHHEGSFKLMRDAIIKEQPYPIRGWFTFKTNFMQTAANRNKTIEMLDHLDFIVNADITMTDTAWYSDLVLPSPSFLERNDPVSALQGSSACACAIWRDAVVPAMYESRDMRWICTELSNRLGFPEAFDFTLDEYRTWQLESIPEAAQAIKEDGVYYNPSKVYGIYFDVPLKTQAQKIELYNQRYVNMGLDPMPVYKAPRREQGKFRLVVGRTAFFTHSNTNNALLIEFKDENTLWMHPRAAAGLGLRDGERVFVTSDAGRVQLALRIYEGIEEETVYMATGFGALSPGQRLVHKRGASIAEVLEDHADHISGNMAMHETLVTVSRRLS
- a CDS encoding 4Fe-4S dicluster domain-containing protein — its product is MKKYAMVVDSSVCIDCKGCMVSCKVQNNVPNGYWRNWIKHTTPDFSRGKLTRTHFQPGGCMQCDVPTCVQACPSGATFKDAQTGIVHVNEALCIGCGNCIRSCPYGARFRHPERRVPNKCDFCFSSGRLDRGLLPACVDTCPTKARVFGDLNDSESEVSRLLRDRPAVRVTSRNIDTQPNMYYLTATEPADWPTDVEFPAAYASMASLVNPVVKVAVGLSALGVAAMWVKQAFAPDPDETDHEPSATEQDRGAP
- a CDS encoding formate dehydrogenase subunit gamma, translating into MSEQMIHRHTKLSIFMHWFNAFCWIALLLTGLGLISNPQLNPLGAWWPNLLRSIFGSGENLLAVHQYLGMVWAGAFLLYVLLMPRETIAFLKEIFRMSPSSDATWLMKMNLKMTMGKKGLKRFGMTPDMPPQGFYNVGQKLFAQATVIGGIVIVATGMVMFFSTIFLNNPNLAAWSRVIHYLTVGLVFAGLLVHIFMAAIAKEEKPAFKSMFTGEVPADYAKHHHPLWYATVTEKQEKG
- a CDS encoding rhodanese-like domain-containing protein, producing MRKYLFPIQMLVAALLMALLAGCAGHNGTQARTFQLDPAQVPNPYHTLVDIEFVKPLVFEAMLRTDPSPDFMIIDSRPKQPRFDVGHIPTAVSLPDSQFERMAAEVLPADRNALLVFYCGGLHCPLSHQSAWKAEAMGYTNIAVYPAGDPEWVEQGYKVWTARDVRSPLPTLDPAQVPNPFHTLVTLEEVRPFVSRGVLLANPPTDVMIIDSRPKQPRYDVGHIPTAVSLPDSQFERMAAEVLPADKNTKLIFYCGGTHCPLSHQSAWKAEAMGYTNVAVYPAGDPEWVERGYIVWTADGARQAQDPAPTPAKAAAPAGALKPGSAEGTVDNDFFVQLMRDNPASIQLIDVRSPAEFSAGHIPGARNMTVDMLEDNIKSFSTAEKPIVFICSTGARSGEAFYLFMEMRPDLQEVYYVDANVSYTPTGEFAIN